One genomic window of Bactrocera dorsalis isolate Fly_Bdor chromosome 4, ASM2337382v1, whole genome shotgun sequence includes the following:
- the LOC105224995 gene encoding troponin I isoform X13 has product MADDEAKKAKQAEIERKRAEVRKRMEEASKAKKAKKGFMTPERKKKLRLLLRKKAAEELKKEQERKAAERRRIIEERCGSPRNLSDASEAELQTICKQYWQRLFNLEGDKFDLEHIEKVKAQEINDLNAQVNDLRGKFVKPALKKVSKYENKFAKLQKKAAEFNFRNQLKVVKKKEFTLEEEEKEKKPDWSKGKPGDAKVKEEVEADA; this is encoded by the exons ATGGCTGATGATGAG GCAAAGAAGGCTAAACAGGCCGAGATTGAGCGCAAGCGTGCTGAGGTGCGCAAGCGTATGGAGGAAGCCTCCAAGGCTAAGAAGGCCAAGAAAGGTTTCATGACACCAGAAAGGAAGAAGAAACTTAGG TTGTTGCTCCGTAAGAAAGCCGCTGAGGAGTTGAAGAAGGAACAGGAACGCAAAGCCGCCGAACGTAGACGCATCATTGAAGAGCGTTGCGGTAGCCCCAGAAATCTCAGCGACGCCAGCGAAG CCGAACTACAAACAATTTGCAAACAATATTGGCAACGTCTTTTCAATTTGGAGGGGGACAAATTTGATTTAGAGCATATAGAAAAAGTCAAAGCACAAGAG ATCAACGATCTCAATGCCCAAGTCAACGATCTGCGTGGCAAGTT CGTGAAACCAGCCTTGAAGAAGGTctccaaatatgaaaacaaattcGCCAAGCTCCAAAAGAAGGCCGCCGAATTCAACTTCCGTAATCAACTTAAGGTTGTTAAGAAGAAGGAATTCACATTGGAGGAAGAAGAGAAGGAG AAAAAACCCGACTGGTCCAAGGGCAAACCCGGTGATGCTAAGGTAAAGGAGGAAGTTGAAGCCGATGCCTAA
- the LOC105224995 gene encoding troponin I isoform X6 — MADDEKKAADAPAAAPAPAAAAPAPAAAPAAAAAPAAAPAAGAAPAAAPAAGAAPAAGAAPAAAAAPAKPAKPLDPKEEAKKAKQAEIERKRAEVRKRMEEASKAKKAKKGFMTPERKKKLRLLLRKKAAEELKKEQERKAAERRRIIEERCGSPRNLSDASEGELQEICEEYYERMYICEGQKWDLEYEVRKKDWEINDLNAQVNDLRGKFVKPALKKVSKYENKFAKLQKKAAEFNFRNQLKVVKKKEFTLEEEEKEKKPDWSKGKPGDAKDHAPETPA, encoded by the exons ATGGCTGATGATGAG AAGAAAGCAGCCGATGCACCAGCAGCCGCACCAGCGCCCGCAGCAGCAGCGCCTGCACCGGCTGcagcaccagcagcagcagcggcaccAGCGGCCGCACCAGCCGCGGGAGCTGCCCCCGCTGCCGCACCAGCCGCAGGTGCTGCACCCGCAGCAGGCGCTGCACCAGCTGCCGCGGCCGCTCCCGCCAAGCCTGCCAAGCCACTTGATCCCAAAGAGGAG GCAAAGAAGGCTAAACAGGCCGAGATTGAGCGCAAGCGTGCTGAGGTGCGCAAGCGTATGGAGGAAGCCTCCAAGGCTAAGAAGGCCAAGAAAGGTTTCATGACACCAGAAAGGAAGAAGAAACTTAGG TTGTTGCTCCGTAAGAAAGCCGCTGAGGAGTTGAAGAAGGAACAGGAACGCAAAGCCGCCGAACGTAGACGCATCATTGAAGAGCGTTGCGGTAGCCCCAGAAATCTCAGCGACGCCAGCGAAG GCGAATTACAAGAGATTTGTGAAGAGTATTACgagcgtatgtatatatgcgaagGCCAGAAATGGGATCTGGAATACGAAGTCAGGAAAAAAGACTGGGAG ATCAACGATCTCAATGCCCAAGTCAACGATCTGCGTGGCAAGTT CGTGAAACCAGCCTTGAAGAAGGTctccaaatatgaaaacaaattcGCCAAGCTCCAAAAGAAGGCCGCCGAATTCAACTTCCGTAATCAACTTAAGGTTGTTAAGAAGAAGGAATTCACATTGGAGGAAGAAGAGAAGGAG AAAAAACCCGACTGGTCCAAGGGCAAACCCGGTGATGCTAAG GATCACGCCCCAGAAACACCAGCATAA
- the LOC105224995 gene encoding troponin I isoform X5 has translation MADDEKKAADAPAAAPAPAAAAPAPAAAPAAAAAPAAAPAAGAAPAAAPAAGAAPAAGAAPAAAAAPAKPAKPLDPKEEAKKAKQAEIERKRAEVRKRMEEASKAKKAKKGFMTPERKKKLRLLLRKKAAEELKKEQERKAAERRRIIEERCGSPRNLSDASEETLKNLIKQHYDRICKLEDQKYDLEYVVKRKDVEINDLNAQVNDLRGKFVKPALKKVSKYENKFAKLQKKAAEFNFRNQLKVVKKKEFTLEEEEKEKKPDWSKGKPGDAKDHAPETPA, from the exons ATGGCTGATGATGAG AAGAAAGCAGCCGATGCACCAGCAGCCGCACCAGCGCCCGCAGCAGCAGCGCCTGCACCGGCTGcagcaccagcagcagcagcggcaccAGCGGCCGCACCAGCCGCGGGAGCTGCCCCCGCTGCCGCACCAGCCGCAGGTGCTGCACCCGCAGCAGGCGCTGCACCAGCTGCCGCGGCCGCTCCCGCCAAGCCTGCCAAGCCACTTGATCCCAAAGAGGAG GCAAAGAAGGCTAAACAGGCCGAGATTGAGCGCAAGCGTGCTGAGGTGCGCAAGCGTATGGAGGAAGCCTCCAAGGCTAAGAAGGCCAAGAAAGGTTTCATGACACCAGAAAGGAAGAAGAAACTTAGG TTGTTGCTCCGTAAGAAAGCCGCTGAGGAGTTGAAGAAGGAACAGGAACGCAAAGCCGCCGAACGTAGACGCATCATTGAAGAGCGTTGCGGTAGCCCCAGAAATCTCAGCGACGCCAGCGAAG AAACACTTAAAAATCTTATCAAGCAACACTATGACAGGATTTGTAAATTGGAGGACCAGAAATATGACCTTGAGTATGTTGTTAAGCGCAAGGATGTTGAg ATCAACGATCTCAATGCCCAAGTCAACGATCTGCGTGGCAAGTT CGTGAAACCAGCCTTGAAGAAGGTctccaaatatgaaaacaaattcGCCAAGCTCCAAAAGAAGGCCGCCGAATTCAACTTCCGTAATCAACTTAAGGTTGTTAAGAAGAAGGAATTCACATTGGAGGAAGAAGAGAAGGAG AAAAAACCCGACTGGTCCAAGGGCAAACCCGGTGATGCTAAG GATCACGCCCCAGAAACACCAGCATAA
- the LOC105224995 gene encoding troponin I isoform X9 produces MADDEKKAADAPAAAPAPAAAAPAPAAAPAAAAAPAAAPAAGAAPAAAPAAGAAPAAGAAPAAAAAPAKPAKPLDPKEEAKKAKQAEIERKRAEVRKRMEEASKAKKAKKGFMTPERKKKLRLLLRKKAAEELKKEQERKAAERRRIIEERCGSPRNLSDASEETLKNLIKQHYDRICKLEDQKYDLEYVVKRKDVEINDLNAQVNDLRGKFVKPALKKVSKYENKFAKLQKKAAEFNFRNQLKVVKKKEFTLEEEEKEKKIKDAQLKSTVKK; encoded by the exons ATGGCTGATGATGAG AAGAAAGCAGCCGATGCACCAGCAGCCGCACCAGCGCCCGCAGCAGCAGCGCCTGCACCGGCTGcagcaccagcagcagcagcggcaccAGCGGCCGCACCAGCCGCGGGAGCTGCCCCCGCTGCCGCACCAGCCGCAGGTGCTGCACCCGCAGCAGGCGCTGCACCAGCTGCCGCGGCCGCTCCCGCCAAGCCTGCCAAGCCACTTGATCCCAAAGAGGAG GCAAAGAAGGCTAAACAGGCCGAGATTGAGCGCAAGCGTGCTGAGGTGCGCAAGCGTATGGAGGAAGCCTCCAAGGCTAAGAAGGCCAAGAAAGGTTTCATGACACCAGAAAGGAAGAAGAAACTTAGG TTGTTGCTCCGTAAGAAAGCCGCTGAGGAGTTGAAGAAGGAACAGGAACGCAAAGCCGCCGAACGTAGACGCATCATTGAAGAGCGTTGCGGTAGCCCCAGAAATCTCAGCGACGCCAGCGAAG AAACACTTAAAAATCTTATCAAGCAACACTATGACAGGATTTGTAAATTGGAGGACCAGAAATATGACCTTGAGTATGTTGTTAAGCGCAAGGATGTTGAg ATCAACGATCTCAATGCCCAAGTCAACGATCTGCGTGGCAAGTT CGTGAAACCAGCCTTGAAGAAGGTctccaaatatgaaaacaaattcGCCAAGCTCCAAAAGAAGGCCGCCGAATTCAACTTCCGTAATCAACTTAAGGTTGTTAAGAAGAAGGAATTCACATTGGAGGAAGAAGAGAAGGAG AAAAAGATAAAAGATGCTCAATTAAAGTCAACAGTCAAAAAGT AA
- the LOC105224995 gene encoding troponin I isoform X2, which translates to MADDEKKAADAPAAAPAPAAAAPAPAAAPAAAAAPAAAPAAGAAPAAAPAAGAAPAAGAAPAAAAAPAKPAKPLDPKEEAKKAKQAEIERKRAEVRKRMEEASKAKKAKKGFMTPERKKKLRLLLRKKAAEELKKEQERKAAERRRIIEERCGSPRNLSDASEGELQEICEEYYERMYICEGQKWDLEYEVRKKDWEINDLNAQVNDLRGKFVKPALKKVSKYENKFAKLQKKAAEFNFRNQLKVVKKKEFTLEEEEKEKKPDWSKGKPGDAKVKEEVEADA; encoded by the exons ATGGCTGATGATGAG AAGAAAGCAGCCGATGCACCAGCAGCCGCACCAGCGCCCGCAGCAGCAGCGCCTGCACCGGCTGcagcaccagcagcagcagcggcaccAGCGGCCGCACCAGCCGCGGGAGCTGCCCCCGCTGCCGCACCAGCCGCAGGTGCTGCACCCGCAGCAGGCGCTGCACCAGCTGCCGCGGCCGCTCCCGCCAAGCCTGCCAAGCCACTTGATCCCAAAGAGGAG GCAAAGAAGGCTAAACAGGCCGAGATTGAGCGCAAGCGTGCTGAGGTGCGCAAGCGTATGGAGGAAGCCTCCAAGGCTAAGAAGGCCAAGAAAGGTTTCATGACACCAGAAAGGAAGAAGAAACTTAGG TTGTTGCTCCGTAAGAAAGCCGCTGAGGAGTTGAAGAAGGAACAGGAACGCAAAGCCGCCGAACGTAGACGCATCATTGAAGAGCGTTGCGGTAGCCCCAGAAATCTCAGCGACGCCAGCGAAG GCGAATTACAAGAGATTTGTGAAGAGTATTACgagcgtatgtatatatgcgaagGCCAGAAATGGGATCTGGAATACGAAGTCAGGAAAAAAGACTGGGAG ATCAACGATCTCAATGCCCAAGTCAACGATCTGCGTGGCAAGTT CGTGAAACCAGCCTTGAAGAAGGTctccaaatatgaaaacaaattcGCCAAGCTCCAAAAGAAGGCCGCCGAATTCAACTTCCGTAATCAACTTAAGGTTGTTAAGAAGAAGGAATTCACATTGGAGGAAGAAGAGAAGGAG AAAAAACCCGACTGGTCCAAGGGCAAACCCGGTGATGCTAAGGTAAAGGAGGAAGTTGAAGCCGATGCCTAA
- the LOC105224995 gene encoding troponin I isoform X14, which produces MADDEAKKAKQAEIERKRAEVRKRMEEASKAKKAKKGFMTPERKKKLRLLLRKKAAEELKKEQERKAAERRRIIEERCGSPRNLSDASEETLKNLIKQHYDRICKLEDQKYDLEYVVKRKDVEINDLNAQVNDLRGKFVKPALKKVSKYENKFAKLQKKAAEFNFRNQLKVVKKKEFTLEEEEKEKKIKDAQLKSTVKK; this is translated from the exons ATGGCTGATGATGAG GCAAAGAAGGCTAAACAGGCCGAGATTGAGCGCAAGCGTGCTGAGGTGCGCAAGCGTATGGAGGAAGCCTCCAAGGCTAAGAAGGCCAAGAAAGGTTTCATGACACCAGAAAGGAAGAAGAAACTTAGG TTGTTGCTCCGTAAGAAAGCCGCTGAGGAGTTGAAGAAGGAACAGGAACGCAAAGCCGCCGAACGTAGACGCATCATTGAAGAGCGTTGCGGTAGCCCCAGAAATCTCAGCGACGCCAGCGAAG AAACACTTAAAAATCTTATCAAGCAACACTATGACAGGATTTGTAAATTGGAGGACCAGAAATATGACCTTGAGTATGTTGTTAAGCGCAAGGATGTTGAg ATCAACGATCTCAATGCCCAAGTCAACGATCTGCGTGGCAAGTT CGTGAAACCAGCCTTGAAGAAGGTctccaaatatgaaaacaaattcGCCAAGCTCCAAAAGAAGGCCGCCGAATTCAACTTCCGTAATCAACTTAAGGTTGTTAAGAAGAAGGAATTCACATTGGAGGAAGAAGAGAAGGAG AAAAAGATAAAAGATGCTCAATTAAAGTCAACAGTCAAAAAGT AA
- the LOC105224995 gene encoding troponin I isoform X10: MADDEAKKAKQAEIERKRAEVRKRMEEASKAKKAKKGFMTPERKKKLRLLLRKKAAEELKKEQERKAAERRRIIEERCGSPRNLSDASEETLKNLIKQHYDRICKLEDQKYDLEYVVKRKDVEINDLNAQVNDLRGKFVKPALKKVSKYENKFAKLQKKAAEFNFRNQLKVVKKKEFTLEEEEKEKKPDWSKGKPGDAKVKEEVEADA; encoded by the exons ATGGCTGATGATGAG GCAAAGAAGGCTAAACAGGCCGAGATTGAGCGCAAGCGTGCTGAGGTGCGCAAGCGTATGGAGGAAGCCTCCAAGGCTAAGAAGGCCAAGAAAGGTTTCATGACACCAGAAAGGAAGAAGAAACTTAGG TTGTTGCTCCGTAAGAAAGCCGCTGAGGAGTTGAAGAAGGAACAGGAACGCAAAGCCGCCGAACGTAGACGCATCATTGAAGAGCGTTGCGGTAGCCCCAGAAATCTCAGCGACGCCAGCGAAG AAACACTTAAAAATCTTATCAAGCAACACTATGACAGGATTTGTAAATTGGAGGACCAGAAATATGACCTTGAGTATGTTGTTAAGCGCAAGGATGTTGAg ATCAACGATCTCAATGCCCAAGTCAACGATCTGCGTGGCAAGTT CGTGAAACCAGCCTTGAAGAAGGTctccaaatatgaaaacaaattcGCCAAGCTCCAAAAGAAGGCCGCCGAATTCAACTTCCGTAATCAACTTAAGGTTGTTAAGAAGAAGGAATTCACATTGGAGGAAGAAGAGAAGGAG AAAAAACCCGACTGGTCCAAGGGCAAACCCGGTGATGCTAAGGTAAAGGAGGAAGTTGAAGCCGATGCCTAA
- the LOC105224995 gene encoding troponin I isoform X8, with protein sequence MADDEKKAADAPAAAPAPAAAAPAPAAAPAAAAAPAAAPAAGAAPAAAPAAGAAPAAGAAPAAAAAPAKPAKPLDPKEEAKKAKQAEIERKRAEVRKRMEEASKAKKAKKGFMTPERKKKLRLLLRKKAAEELKKEQERKAAERRRIIEERCGSPRNLSDASEGELQEICEEYYERMYICEGQKWDLEYEVRKKDWEINDLNAQVNDLRGKFVKPALKKVSKYENKFAKLQKKAAEFNFRNQLKVVKKKEFTLEEEEKEKKIKDAQLKSTVKK encoded by the exons ATGGCTGATGATGAG AAGAAAGCAGCCGATGCACCAGCAGCCGCACCAGCGCCCGCAGCAGCAGCGCCTGCACCGGCTGcagcaccagcagcagcagcggcaccAGCGGCCGCACCAGCCGCGGGAGCTGCCCCCGCTGCCGCACCAGCCGCAGGTGCTGCACCCGCAGCAGGCGCTGCACCAGCTGCCGCGGCCGCTCCCGCCAAGCCTGCCAAGCCACTTGATCCCAAAGAGGAG GCAAAGAAGGCTAAACAGGCCGAGATTGAGCGCAAGCGTGCTGAGGTGCGCAAGCGTATGGAGGAAGCCTCCAAGGCTAAGAAGGCCAAGAAAGGTTTCATGACACCAGAAAGGAAGAAGAAACTTAGG TTGTTGCTCCGTAAGAAAGCCGCTGAGGAGTTGAAGAAGGAACAGGAACGCAAAGCCGCCGAACGTAGACGCATCATTGAAGAGCGTTGCGGTAGCCCCAGAAATCTCAGCGACGCCAGCGAAG GCGAATTACAAGAGATTTGTGAAGAGTATTACgagcgtatgtatatatgcgaagGCCAGAAATGGGATCTGGAATACGAAGTCAGGAAAAAAGACTGGGAG ATCAACGATCTCAATGCCCAAGTCAACGATCTGCGTGGCAAGTT CGTGAAACCAGCCTTGAAGAAGGTctccaaatatgaaaacaaattcGCCAAGCTCCAAAAGAAGGCCGCCGAATTCAACTTCCGTAATCAACTTAAGGTTGTTAAGAAGAAGGAATTCACATTGGAGGAAGAAGAGAAGGAG AAAAAGATAAAAGATGCTCAATTAAAGTCAACAGTCAAAAAGT AA
- the LOC105224995 gene encoding troponin I isoform X1: MADDEKKAADAPAAAPAPAAAAPAPAAAPAAAAAPAAAPAAGAAPAAAPAAGAAPAAGAAPAAAAAPAKPAKPLDPKEEAKKAKQAEIERKRAEVRKRMEEASKAKKAKKGFMTPERKKKLRLLLRKKAAEELKKEQERKAAERRRIIEERCGSPRNLSDASEETLKNLIKQHYDRICKLEDQKYDLEYVVKRKDVEINDLNAQVNDLRGKFVKPALKKVSKYENKFAKLQKKAAEFNFRNQLKVVKKKEFTLEEEEKEKKPDWSKGKPGDAKVKEEVEADA; encoded by the exons ATGGCTGATGATGAG AAGAAAGCAGCCGATGCACCAGCAGCCGCACCAGCGCCCGCAGCAGCAGCGCCTGCACCGGCTGcagcaccagcagcagcagcggcaccAGCGGCCGCACCAGCCGCGGGAGCTGCCCCCGCTGCCGCACCAGCCGCAGGTGCTGCACCCGCAGCAGGCGCTGCACCAGCTGCCGCGGCCGCTCCCGCCAAGCCTGCCAAGCCACTTGATCCCAAAGAGGAG GCAAAGAAGGCTAAACAGGCCGAGATTGAGCGCAAGCGTGCTGAGGTGCGCAAGCGTATGGAGGAAGCCTCCAAGGCTAAGAAGGCCAAGAAAGGTTTCATGACACCAGAAAGGAAGAAGAAACTTAGG TTGTTGCTCCGTAAGAAAGCCGCTGAGGAGTTGAAGAAGGAACAGGAACGCAAAGCCGCCGAACGTAGACGCATCATTGAAGAGCGTTGCGGTAGCCCCAGAAATCTCAGCGACGCCAGCGAAG AAACACTTAAAAATCTTATCAAGCAACACTATGACAGGATTTGTAAATTGGAGGACCAGAAATATGACCTTGAGTATGTTGTTAAGCGCAAGGATGTTGAg ATCAACGATCTCAATGCCCAAGTCAACGATCTGCGTGGCAAGTT CGTGAAACCAGCCTTGAAGAAGGTctccaaatatgaaaacaaattcGCCAAGCTCCAAAAGAAGGCCGCCGAATTCAACTTCCGTAATCAACTTAAGGTTGTTAAGAAGAAGGAATTCACATTGGAGGAAGAAGAGAAGGAG AAAAAACCCGACTGGTCCAAGGGCAAACCCGGTGATGCTAAGGTAAAGGAGGAAGTTGAAGCCGATGCCTAA
- the LOC105224995 gene encoding troponin I isoform X15, whose product MADDEAKKAKQAEIERKRAEVRKRMEEASKAKKAKKGFMTPERKKKLRLLLRKKAAEELKKEQERKAAERRRIIEERCGSPRNLSDASEAELQTICKQYWQRLFNLEGDKFDLEHIEKVKAQEINDLNAQVNDLRGKFVKPALKKVSKYENKFAKLQKKAAEFNFRNQLKVVKKKEFTLEEEEKEKKIKDAQLKSTVKK is encoded by the exons ATGGCTGATGATGAG GCAAAGAAGGCTAAACAGGCCGAGATTGAGCGCAAGCGTGCTGAGGTGCGCAAGCGTATGGAGGAAGCCTCCAAGGCTAAGAAGGCCAAGAAAGGTTTCATGACACCAGAAAGGAAGAAGAAACTTAGG TTGTTGCTCCGTAAGAAAGCCGCTGAGGAGTTGAAGAAGGAACAGGAACGCAAAGCCGCCGAACGTAGACGCATCATTGAAGAGCGTTGCGGTAGCCCCAGAAATCTCAGCGACGCCAGCGAAG CCGAACTACAAACAATTTGCAAACAATATTGGCAACGTCTTTTCAATTTGGAGGGGGACAAATTTGATTTAGAGCATATAGAAAAAGTCAAAGCACAAGAG ATCAACGATCTCAATGCCCAAGTCAACGATCTGCGTGGCAAGTT CGTGAAACCAGCCTTGAAGAAGGTctccaaatatgaaaacaaattcGCCAAGCTCCAAAAGAAGGCCGCCGAATTCAACTTCCGTAATCAACTTAAGGTTGTTAAGAAGAAGGAATTCACATTGGAGGAAGAAGAGAAGGAG AAAAAGATAAAAGATGCTCAATTAAAGTCAACAGTCAAAAAGT AA
- the LOC105224995 gene encoding troponin I isoform X12: MADDEAKKAKQAEIERKRAEVRKRMEEASKAKKAKKGFMTPERKKKLRLLLRKKAAEELKKEQERKAAERRRIIEERCGSPRNLSDASEETLKKVVQDYYAKILKLEDQKYDVEYQVARKELEINDLNAQVNDLRGKFVKPALKKVSKYENKFAKLQKKAAEFNFRNQLKVVKKKEFTLEEEEKEKKPDWSKGKPGDAKVKEEVEADA; this comes from the exons ATGGCTGATGATGAG GCAAAGAAGGCTAAACAGGCCGAGATTGAGCGCAAGCGTGCTGAGGTGCGCAAGCGTATGGAGGAAGCCTCCAAGGCTAAGAAGGCCAAGAAAGGTTTCATGACACCAGAAAGGAAGAAGAAACTTAGG TTGTTGCTCCGTAAGAAAGCCGCTGAGGAGTTGAAGAAGGAACAGGAACGCAAAGCCGCCGAACGTAGACGCATCATTGAAGAGCGTTGCGGTAGCCCCAGAAATCTCAGCGACGCCAGCGAAG AAACACTTAAAAAAGTTGTACAGGATTATTATGCTAAAATCCTGAAATTGGAGGATCAAAAATATGACGTTGAATATCAGGTTGCCCGTAAGGAATTGGAG ATCAACGATCTCAATGCCCAAGTCAACGATCTGCGTGGCAAGTT CGTGAAACCAGCCTTGAAGAAGGTctccaaatatgaaaacaaattcGCCAAGCTCCAAAAGAAGGCCGCCGAATTCAACTTCCGTAATCAACTTAAGGTTGTTAAGAAGAAGGAATTCACATTGGAGGAAGAAGAGAAGGAG AAAAAACCCGACTGGTCCAAGGGCAAACCCGGTGATGCTAAGGTAAAGGAGGAAGTTGAAGCCGATGCCTAA
- the LOC105224995 gene encoding troponin I isoform X11, which produces MADDEAKKAKQAEIERKRAEVRKRMEEASKAKKAKKGFMTPERKKKLRLLLRKKAAEELKKEQERKAAERRRIIEERCGSPRNLSDASEGELQEICEEYYERMYICEGQKWDLEYEVRKKDWEINDLNAQVNDLRGKFVKPALKKVSKYENKFAKLQKKAAEFNFRNQLKVVKKKEFTLEEEEKEKKPDWSKGKPGDAKVKEEVEADA; this is translated from the exons ATGGCTGATGATGAG GCAAAGAAGGCTAAACAGGCCGAGATTGAGCGCAAGCGTGCTGAGGTGCGCAAGCGTATGGAGGAAGCCTCCAAGGCTAAGAAGGCCAAGAAAGGTTTCATGACACCAGAAAGGAAGAAGAAACTTAGG TTGTTGCTCCGTAAGAAAGCCGCTGAGGAGTTGAAGAAGGAACAGGAACGCAAAGCCGCCGAACGTAGACGCATCATTGAAGAGCGTTGCGGTAGCCCCAGAAATCTCAGCGACGCCAGCGAAG GCGAATTACAAGAGATTTGTGAAGAGTATTACgagcgtatgtatatatgcgaagGCCAGAAATGGGATCTGGAATACGAAGTCAGGAAAAAAGACTGGGAG ATCAACGATCTCAATGCCCAAGTCAACGATCTGCGTGGCAAGTT CGTGAAACCAGCCTTGAAGAAGGTctccaaatatgaaaacaaattcGCCAAGCTCCAAAAGAAGGCCGCCGAATTCAACTTCCGTAATCAACTTAAGGTTGTTAAGAAGAAGGAATTCACATTGGAGGAAGAAGAGAAGGAG AAAAAACCCGACTGGTCCAAGGGCAAACCCGGTGATGCTAAGGTAAAGGAGGAAGTTGAAGCCGATGCCTAA
- the LOC105224995 gene encoding troponin I isoform X7, protein MADDEKKAADAPAAAPAPAAAAPAPAAAPAAAAAPAAAPAAGAAPAAAPAAGAAPAAGAAPAAAAAPAKPAKPLDPKEEAKKAKQAEIERKRAEVRKRMEEASKAKKAKKGFMTPERKKKLRLLLRKKAAEELKKEQERKAAERRRIIEERCGSPRNLSDASEAELQTICKQYWQRLFNLEGDKFDLEHIEKVKAQEINDLNAQVNDLRGKFVKPALKKVSKYENKFAKLQKKAAEFNFRNQLKVVKKKEFTLEEEEKEKKPDWSKGKPGDAKDHAPETPA, encoded by the exons ATGGCTGATGATGAG AAGAAAGCAGCCGATGCACCAGCAGCCGCACCAGCGCCCGCAGCAGCAGCGCCTGCACCGGCTGcagcaccagcagcagcagcggcaccAGCGGCCGCACCAGCCGCGGGAGCTGCCCCCGCTGCCGCACCAGCCGCAGGTGCTGCACCCGCAGCAGGCGCTGCACCAGCTGCCGCGGCCGCTCCCGCCAAGCCTGCCAAGCCACTTGATCCCAAAGAGGAG GCAAAGAAGGCTAAACAGGCCGAGATTGAGCGCAAGCGTGCTGAGGTGCGCAAGCGTATGGAGGAAGCCTCCAAGGCTAAGAAGGCCAAGAAAGGTTTCATGACACCAGAAAGGAAGAAGAAACTTAGG TTGTTGCTCCGTAAGAAAGCCGCTGAGGAGTTGAAGAAGGAACAGGAACGCAAAGCCGCCGAACGTAGACGCATCATTGAAGAGCGTTGCGGTAGCCCCAGAAATCTCAGCGACGCCAGCGAAG CCGAACTACAAACAATTTGCAAACAATATTGGCAACGTCTTTTCAATTTGGAGGGGGACAAATTTGATTTAGAGCATATAGAAAAAGTCAAAGCACAAGAG ATCAACGATCTCAATGCCCAAGTCAACGATCTGCGTGGCAAGTT CGTGAAACCAGCCTTGAAGAAGGTctccaaatatgaaaacaaattcGCCAAGCTCCAAAAGAAGGCCGCCGAATTCAACTTCCGTAATCAACTTAAGGTTGTTAAGAAGAAGGAATTCACATTGGAGGAAGAAGAGAAGGAG AAAAAACCCGACTGGTCCAAGGGCAAACCCGGTGATGCTAAG GATCACGCCCCAGAAACACCAGCATAA